The following are from one region of the Tachysurus fulvidraco isolate hzauxx_2018 chromosome 24, HZAU_PFXX_2.0, whole genome shotgun sequence genome:
- the LOC113661544 gene encoding gap junction beta-3 protein-like — protein sequence MDWKTLESLLSGVNKYSTAFGRIWLTLVFMFRVMVFVVAAERVWVDDQKEFDCDTKRPGCPNACYNYFFPIVHTRLWALQLIFITCPSFLVVMHVWYREDRERKYQLTHGDGAKLYDNPGQKHGGLWWTYLISLFVKTGVEVGFLYLLHIIYNNFDMPRSVVCDVEPCRQVTCYIARPTEKRIFTYFMVGASAICIVLNITEIFYLIGMRILHLNHKGSHVTKSSTCGESECDECNLPKNTIDYKLACPEKVEKQS from the coding sequence ATGGATTGGAAGACTTTAGAATCCCTCCTCAGTGGCGTAAATAAATACTCCACAGCTTTTGGACGCATCTGGCTCACTCTGGTGTTCATGTTCCGCGTCATGGTGTTTGTGGTGGCTGCTGAGCGTGTGTGGGTCGATGACCAAAAAGAATTCGACTGTGACACCAAAAGACCTGGCTGCCCCAATGCCTGCTACAACTACTTCTTCCCCATTGTACACACACGGCTCTGGGCCCTACAGCTCATCTTCATCACCTGTCCTTCCTTCTTGGTTGTAATGCATGTGTGGTACCGTGAAGATCGCGAGCGCAAATACCAGCTCACACATGGTGACGGGGCAAAGCTCTACGATAACCCAGGGCAGAAACATGGAGGTCTTTGGTGGACGTATCTCATTAGCCTGTTTGTCAAGACAGGTGTAGAGGTGGGATTCCTCTACCTGCTGCATATTATCTACAACAATTTTGACATGCCTCGCAGTGTGGTGTGTGACGTCGAACCCTGCAGACAGGTGACATGCTACATAGCACGGCCCACTGAGAAAAGGATCTTCACATACTTCATGGTAGGGGCTTCAGCCATCTGCATAGTCCTGAATATAACAGAGATTTTCTACTTGATCGGCATGCGCATTTTGCATCTTAACCACAAAGGAAGCCACGTCACCAAAAGCAGTACGTGTGGAGAGTCGGAATGTGATGAGTGTAACCTGCCTAAGAACACAATCGACTACAAGTTAGCATGTCCTGAGAAGGTAGAAAAACAATCTTAA
- the LOC113661541 gene encoding gap junction beta-4 protein-like: MNWAFLQGLVSGVNKYSTAFGRIWLSLVFIFRLLVLLVAAEKVWGDEQREFDCNTREPGCHNVCYDHFFPISPSRLWALQLIFVTCPSLLVVLHVAYRDDRERKHELKYGEGCPHLYKDTSKKQGGLWWTYLFSLIFKMAVDAVFIFLVFYIYEATFFPLLVRCQEAPCPQVTDCYISRSTEKRIFTIFLVVVSLICILLTFCEILYLIFKRCHECVISHKLNKRERHNASIFSQASKHNQDNMTEMALVDKANSNSSTKKMSAPAYNSAIS; this comes from the coding sequence ATGAACTGGGCTTTTCTTCAGGGCCTTGTCAGTGGCGTCAATAAGTACTCCACAGCTTTTGGTCGAATATGGCTGTCTTTGGTTTTCATCTTCCGTCTGCTAGTGCTGCTGGTGGCTGCTGAGAAGGTGTGGGGTGATGAGCAGCGGGAGTTCGACTGCAACACCAGAGAGCCAGGCTGCCACAATGTCTGCTATGACCATTTCTTTCCCATATCTCCCTCTCGCCTGTGGGCACTCCAGCTCATCTTTGTCACATGCCCTTCTCTCCTGGTGGTCCTGCATGTGGCGTACAGGGATGACCGTGAGCGGAAGCATGAGCTGAAGTACGGCGAAGGCTGTCCTCATCTCTACAAAGACACCAGCAAGAAGCAAGGGGGACTGTGGTGGACATATCTCTTCAGCCTTATATTCAAGATGGCAGTGGATGCCGTGTTCATCTTTCTTGTGTTCTACATATATGAGGCCACCTTCTTTCCATTGCTGGTGAGATGTCAAGAGGCTCCTTGCCCTCAGGTGACTGACTGCTACATCAGCCGGTCTACAGAGAAGCGCATATTCACCATCTTCCTAGTGGTGGTCAGCTTGATCTGTATCCTGCTGACATTTTGTGAGATACTGTACCTAATTTTTAAGCGCTGCCATGAATGTGTCATCTCACACAAGCTCAACAAACGTGAGAGACATAATGCATCGATATTTTCTCAGGCTAGCAAACATAATCAGGATAACATGACGGAGATGGCATTGGTTGACAAAGCTAACAGTAATTCTTCAACTAAGAAAATGAGTGCTCCTGCGTACAATTCAGCCATCTCATAA